One window from the genome of Bdellovibrio sp. NC01 encodes:
- a CDS encoding glycosyltransferase family 4 protein, which produces MTQKKILLITNYFSPSKSVAALRTGSWVKYFDKEKFSFEVIVMGSDYKDSVQDINGISVHYINDSSCFKLQTFTGKEPRLVHFLKAAYNRLFQYFIWNRESDSIQKVAHLGRRLVQEGDFSYLMSTYPEIGPLLAAEKIKNEFPELKWISDFRDHLSWDTLNTFSRKHAERKLADSLCVTDLITVVSDPIGDEISKMKPDKVHANWVRITNGYDFSPLKNLNALSITPINIGYAGSLYGDRNLNIFLRALEEFDENINLIVIGNKKPLPNLSEKIRARISSQDRISYEELPKKLSQMHALLVTHPTTDQKGIYTSKLFDYLAIDRPILGLVDPDDVAAELIRKCSAGWVSNSDDLAGIKRCLREIVDAYRTGSMPKRNWDLIAQYHRSVGVRLLQNEIESLTNDQKN; this is translated from the coding sequence ATGACTCAAAAAAAAATTCTTCTAATAACTAATTATTTTTCCCCATCGAAAAGTGTTGCTGCCTTAAGAACAGGAAGTTGGGTTAAGTATTTTGATAAAGAAAAATTTAGTTTTGAAGTAATTGTTATGGGTTCGGACTATAAAGATAGTGTTCAAGATATAAACGGTATTTCCGTTCATTATATTAACGATAGTTCATGTTTCAAATTGCAAACTTTTACCGGTAAAGAGCCTCGTCTAGTCCATTTTTTAAAAGCTGCTTATAATCGACTGTTTCAATATTTTATTTGGAATCGCGAAAGTGATTCGATTCAAAAGGTGGCGCATTTAGGGCGCAGGCTGGTTCAAGAAGGTGATTTTTCTTACTTGATGTCGACATATCCTGAAATCGGACCGTTATTGGCAGCAGAAAAGATAAAGAATGAATTTCCTGAATTAAAGTGGATTAGTGATTTTAGAGATCACTTAAGTTGGGATACGCTAAATACATTTTCTAGAAAGCATGCGGAAAGAAAGTTGGCTGATTCCCTCTGCGTGACGGATTTGATAACCGTTGTTTCAGATCCTATTGGCGATGAAATTAGTAAAATGAAACCCGATAAAGTTCATGCTAATTGGGTTAGAATAACAAATGGATACGATTTTTCACCTTTAAAGAACTTGAATGCTCTAAGTATTACTCCCATTAATATTGGATATGCGGGTAGTTTGTACGGCGATCGTAATTTAAATATTTTTCTCCGGGCTCTTGAAGAGTTTGATGAAAATATTAATTTGATTGTTATTGGTAATAAGAAGCCGTTGCCAAATTTATCTGAAAAAATACGTGCGCGTATTTCAAGTCAAGATCGAATTAGTTATGAGGAATTGCCAAAAAAATTAAGCCAAATGCATGCTTTACTTGTCACCCACCCAACAACGGACCAGAAAGGCATTTATACCAGTAAGTTATTTGACTATCTGGCCATTGATCGTCCGATTTTAGGTTTAGTTGACCCAGATGATGTTGCCGCTGAGTTGATTCGTAAATGCTCTGCGGGATGGGTTTCTAATAGTGATGATTTAGCTGGTATTAAAAGATGCCTTCGAGAAATTGTCGATGCGTATAGAACTGGATCTATGCCGAAAAGAAATTGGGATCTGATTGCTCAATACCATAGAAGTGTCGGTGTAAGATTACTTCAAAATGAAATCGAAAGTCTGACAAATGACCAAAAAAATTAA
- a CDS encoding oligosaccharide flippase family protein, whose protein sequence is MSNLVRSSAINFLYKIFNLLLALGIMAVTARLGTYNRGEYSILITSAQIYITIFAGFGAAAAYQISREGNFNRKYISTCLFLSGIIGSIVTFLTISISYFFKSPPLVNLWIVGLSAPFLMIIPLLSGVYLGSGNMFRMNFINSFSSSFVLITIFLLYVFRVNVTIEIILFCWALSQVISAVLSIYIYLKEHKFDGWDFKSLIPYRVYAIEIGITNIVSLLNYKIDLFLVQSFLGLSQAGVYSISISIAEMLWFISSSVTAAAYSRIGRDNKVDSGLFVIRLVHLNFLCLLLAAPMIIIGFVYTVPFLFGKAYEESLIPLLILLPGVLLFGAASTLSTYFTNQLGQPNLSRRVATFSFATNLILSLILIPNFQLIGAAFASSFAYIIAIIYGLFLFTKNSHVSWGIILHPDMAMLLQDVNKIAISIKNILRPTKRTLR, encoded by the coding sequence ATGAGTAATTTAGTACGCAGTTCCGCCATAAATTTTCTTTATAAGATATTCAATCTTTTATTAGCACTAGGAATAATGGCAGTTACGGCACGCCTCGGAACTTACAATCGAGGTGAATATTCTATTTTAATCACAAGCGCACAAATATATATTACCATATTCGCGGGCTTTGGGGCTGCAGCAGCCTATCAAATTTCTCGAGAAGGCAACTTCAATCGTAAATATATCTCCACTTGCCTTTTCTTATCTGGAATCATCGGAAGTATCGTTACATTTCTGACGATTTCAATTTCTTACTTTTTCAAATCACCCCCTTTAGTCAATCTTTGGATCGTCGGGCTCAGTGCTCCCTTTTTAATGATTATTCCGCTACTCAGTGGTGTATATCTCGGATCAGGAAATATGTTCCGAATGAATTTCATCAATTCATTTTCTTCTTCATTCGTACTTATCACGATTTTTCTACTCTACGTTTTTAGGGTAAATGTCACTATAGAAATAATTTTATTTTGCTGGGCCCTCTCGCAAGTGATTTCAGCAGTTTTGTCTATTTATATTTACCTAAAAGAACACAAGTTTGATGGTTGGGATTTCAAGTCACTTATCCCATACCGTGTCTACGCCATCGAAATTGGCATCACTAACATCGTGAGCTTGCTTAATTATAAAATCGATCTATTCCTGGTTCAGTCGTTCTTAGGCCTCAGCCAGGCTGGTGTATATTCCATTTCAATTTCGATCGCTGAAATGCTCTGGTTCATTTCGTCGTCGGTTACAGCTGCCGCGTATTCGCGAATTGGTCGAGATAATAAAGTCGATTCAGGTTTATTTGTTATTCGACTCGTTCATTTAAATTTCCTATGCCTCTTACTCGCGGCACCTATGATTATTATTGGATTTGTGTATACAGTGCCATTTTTATTTGGCAAAGCTTATGAGGAGTCTCTAATACCTTTGTTGATTCTATTGCCTGGCGTATTGCTGTTTGGCGCTGCAAGCACATTGTCTACCTATTTTACAAACCAATTGGGACAACCTAATCTTTCAAGACGTGTCGCCACTTTTTCATTCGCAACAAACTTAATACTTTCACTAATTCTGATCCCAAACTTTCAACTTATTGGTGCTGCTTTTGCCTCTAGCTTTGCATACATCATCGCCATAATTTATGGCCTATTCTTATTCACCAAAAACTCACATGTGTCGTGGGGGATCATTTTACATCCCGACATGGCAATGCTATTACAAGACGTAAACAAAATTGCGATTTCTATTAAAAATATTTTAAGACCTACTAAAAGAACACTGCGATGA
- a CDS encoding glycosyltransferase, with amino-acid sequence MTKKIKICFFGDAQSVHTQRWVSEIAKRGFEVVLISKNFQHVPGVKVIVLSGNRNKLSWFLKIWEIRCLMKQIKPDIVHGHYITSYGFWAKASGIKPLVQTAWGSDILVSPFKSRMIRVLTQWALGEAALITADSLDTLDLTRTYSNSARFEQVQWGVDLNLFKPAEQVSEPVRNIVSLRGLNQNYNIDIIIKAFAKVRQNTDNIKLTIAGFGPLNEELQNLTKKLGIEKDIQFVGQLDEVSLARLLSTSTVSVTVPSSDATSMSLLESMASGLPVIASDLPANRQWIFDQNCIVPVGDVDALAKALEKILADPVNSKSLGDKNRDLVSKNASRQIEMDRMAHLYLSLL; translated from the coding sequence ATGACCAAAAAAATTAAAATTTGCTTTTTTGGAGATGCTCAAAGTGTTCATACTCAAAGATGGGTAAGCGAAATTGCTAAGCGCGGTTTTGAAGTGGTACTTATTTCAAAAAACTTTCAGCACGTTCCCGGTGTTAAGGTCATCGTTTTATCTGGAAACAGAAATAAGCTTTCTTGGTTTTTAAAAATTTGGGAAATTCGGTGTTTGATGAAGCAAATTAAGCCTGACATAGTCCACGGGCATTATATTACTTCATACGGATTTTGGGCCAAGGCGTCTGGGATAAAGCCACTAGTTCAAACAGCTTGGGGATCTGATATTCTCGTGTCGCCTTTTAAAAGTAGGATGATACGTGTGTTAACTCAATGGGCCTTGGGTGAAGCAGCTTTAATTACTGCAGATTCGTTGGATACTTTGGATTTAACTAGAACATATTCAAATTCAGCGCGTTTTGAACAGGTACAATGGGGCGTTGATTTAAATTTGTTCAAACCTGCTGAGCAAGTTAGTGAGCCGGTAAGAAACATTGTGAGTCTAAGAGGGCTAAACCAAAACTACAATATTGATATAATCATAAAAGCATTCGCTAAGGTCAGACAAAATACGGATAATATTAAATTAACTATTGCTGGTTTTGGCCCTTTAAATGAAGAGTTGCAGAATTTAACAAAAAAATTAGGAATCGAGAAAGATATACAATTTGTAGGGCAGCTTGATGAAGTTTCGCTGGCTAGGTTACTGTCAACATCGACAGTTTCTGTGACGGTGCCATCATCCGATGCGACGTCAATGTCATTGCTTGAGTCTATGGCATCAGGGCTCCCTGTAATTGCGAGTGATTTGCCAGCAAATCGTCAATGGATCTTCGATCAAAATTGTATTGTGCCTGTTGGGGATGTCGATGCGTTAGCTAAGGCACTGGAAAAGATATTAGCCGATCCTGTAAACAGCAAAAGTTTGGGAGACAAAAATAGAGACCTAGTTTCTAAAAATGCTTCGAGACAAATTGAGATGGACCGAATGGCTCATTTGTATTTGTCTTTATTGTAG
- the wecB gene encoding non-hydrolyzing UDP-N-acetylglucosamine 2-epimerase translates to MKIVTVVGARPQFIKAAVVSRAFLKHNQIEEIIIHTGQHYDANMSDVFFEEMKIPKPKYNLGISGLSHGAMTGEMLKGIEEVLIKEKPDWVLVYGDTNSTLAGALAACKLHIKIAHVEAGLRSFNMAMPEEINRILTDRISNILFCPTETAIKNLKNEGYDNINSKTINVGDVMLDAAIFYSKMAPDITPKESFVLATIHRAENTDDEQRLKNIFRGLTEIAKSTKIILPLHPRTKKIVETLNISTTGIDIIPPASYFEMISYLKECQLVVTDSGGLQKEAYFFKKQCITLRDETEWVELISSGTNSLVGSNVDKMLSVFNEMKNRIKPQNFPSLYGDGLAGEKIVRELLGHQK, encoded by the coding sequence ATGAAAATTGTAACCGTTGTCGGCGCTCGGCCACAATTTATTAAGGCGGCGGTCGTTAGCCGCGCATTTTTAAAACACAATCAAATCGAAGAAATTATCATTCACACTGGTCAACATTACGATGCCAATATGAGTGACGTCTTCTTTGAAGAAATGAAAATTCCAAAGCCAAAGTATAACTTAGGAATTTCGGGCCTTAGTCACGGAGCGATGACAGGTGAAATGCTTAAAGGCATTGAAGAAGTTTTGATAAAGGAAAAACCAGACTGGGTTTTGGTATACGGCGATACAAACTCAACTCTAGCCGGAGCTCTAGCCGCATGCAAACTCCATATTAAAATTGCACATGTCGAAGCGGGATTGCGCAGTTTCAATATGGCAATGCCAGAAGAAATCAACCGCATTCTAACAGATCGCATCTCAAATATTCTTTTTTGCCCGACAGAAACCGCCATCAAAAATCTCAAAAATGAGGGCTACGATAACATCAATTCAAAAACTATTAATGTAGGCGATGTGATGTTAGATGCCGCTATCTTTTACTCAAAAATGGCTCCTGATATTACTCCAAAAGAATCGTTTGTCCTAGCGACAATTCATAGAGCAGAAAATACTGACGACGAGCAACGCTTAAAAAACATCTTCCGAGGATTGACTGAGATAGCGAAGAGTACAAAAATCATTTTACCTTTACATCCAAGAACGAAAAAAATTGTGGAAACCTTAAATATTTCCACGACAGGAATAGATATTATTCCTCCCGCGAGTTACTTTGAAATGATTTCTTATTTAAAAGAATGCCAACTTGTGGTCACCGATAGCGGTGGCTTACAAAAAGAAGCATACTTTTTCAAAAAGCAATGCATTACTTTGAGAGATGAAACCGAATGGGTTGAGCTTATCTCATCAGGAACTAACTCACTAGTTGGAAGCAACGTAGATAAAATGCTGAGCGTATTTAACGAAATGAAAAATAGAATCAAACCGCAAAACTTTCCCTCGCTTTACGGCGATGGACTTGCTGGCGAAAAAATTGTTAGAGAGTTGTTAGGTCATCAAAAATAA
- a CDS encoding acyltransferase, with protein sequence MDYFKHETAIVDEGAQIGNDCRIWHWVHISPKAKIGAKCSFGQNVFVGNNVVIGNNCKIQNNVSVYDNVFMEDDVFCGPSMVFTNVINPRAAVVRKDEYLNTFVKKGSTIGANATIVCGVTLGEYCFIAAGAVITKDVKPYALMAGVPAKQIGWMSKYGERIPLPTEGEGEWVCPNQKITYSLQGHVLVVDEKS encoded by the coding sequence ATGGATTACTTTAAACATGAAACTGCAATCGTTGATGAAGGTGCGCAGATCGGAAACGACTGCAGAATCTGGCATTGGGTTCACATAAGCCCTAAGGCAAAAATCGGTGCCAAGTGCTCTTTCGGTCAGAATGTTTTTGTCGGCAATAATGTTGTCATCGGTAATAACTGCAAAATTCAAAACAATGTCTCGGTATACGACAATGTCTTCATGGAAGACGACGTTTTCTGTGGGCCAAGTATGGTTTTTACCAATGTCATCAACCCACGCGCTGCAGTTGTTCGTAAGGATGAGTATCTAAATACTTTTGTTAAGAAGGGTTCTACTATCGGAGCGAATGCAACGATAGTATGTGGCGTAACTCTTGGTGAATATTGTTTCATCGCTGCAGGCGCAGTTATTACCAAGGACGTGAAGCCTTACGCTTTGATGGCGGGAGTTCCGGCAAAGCAAATTGGTTGGATGTCGAAGTACGGAGAGCGCATCCCCTTGCCAACTGAAGGAGAAGGTGAGTGGGTTTGTCCAAATCAAAAAATCACTTATTCATTGCAAGGACATGTTTTGGTTGTCGATGAAAAGTCGTAA
- a CDS encoding methionyl-tRNA formyltransferase, which produces MKNKIKLVVWGDHWHPLFQSSLEFILANKMSSVEVCAIITSPLEKNRTGWSRPVLSKKDLFRRAIKRIYSSLKPKDKSFLGKWGTIEQQLKQRQIPQYSPTKSELTTSDFTSLLKNLKADLFLFVAYTEYVPPKIFNIAPVSLNIHPSLLPHYRGSHPIVWALKNGETTIGVTSFKMHEELDAGDIFEARSFVISDDQSFDSIIEQACVETKTLVENIITCASNDTLKFHSQDHTLATRYYPPTESDYKVNWNTWHASRFFWTDKISPGSIWTIVNGNRVVLTHIKKQPGAAGVPGKILKFENGSVYLATAEGTISVAKIESGVCLRTNAQRVLKRLGFSVGDVLQ; this is translated from the coding sequence ATGAAAAATAAAATAAAGCTGGTAGTTTGGGGAGATCATTGGCATCCATTATTTCAATCCTCTCTGGAATTCATCTTAGCCAATAAGATGTCCTCTGTTGAAGTGTGTGCCATTATCACATCCCCGCTTGAAAAAAATCGTACAGGCTGGAGTCGCCCAGTCTTATCTAAAAAAGATCTTTTCAGACGAGCCATAAAGAGAATTTACTCATCGTTAAAGCCTAAAGATAAATCATTCTTAGGAAAATGGGGCACAATTGAGCAGCAGTTAAAACAACGACAAATCCCTCAATATTCACCCACTAAATCAGAATTAACGACCTCTGACTTTACTTCGCTTCTGAAGAACTTAAAGGCAGATTTGTTTTTATTCGTTGCATATACTGAATATGTCCCACCAAAAATATTCAACATCGCACCAGTTTCTCTTAATATACACCCATCCTTATTACCTCACTACCGCGGTTCACATCCGATAGTCTGGGCTCTTAAAAATGGAGAAACCACAATTGGAGTAACTTCATTTAAAATGCATGAAGAACTTGATGCTGGGGATATCTTTGAGGCTAGAAGCTTCGTAATTTCTGACGATCAATCTTTTGATTCGATCATAGAGCAAGCGTGTGTCGAAACCAAAACGCTGGTCGAAAACATAATTACATGTGCATCGAATGATACGCTTAAATTTCATTCTCAAGATCACACTTTGGCAACTAGATACTATCCACCCACGGAGTCCGATTATAAGGTTAACTGGAATACGTGGCATGCTAGCCGTTTTTTCTGGACGGATAAAATATCTCCGGGCTCCATTTGGACAATCGTCAATGGCAATCGAGTTGTTTTAACTCATATTAAAAAACAGCCAGGCGCAGCCGGGGTCCCTGGCAAAATCTTAAAATTTGAGAATGGCAGCGTCTATTTGGCAACTGCAGAAGGCACTATATCTGTAGCTAAAATTGAATCGGGAGTTTGTTTGCGAACAAATGCACAGCGTGTACTCAAACGCTTAGGGTTTTCCGTGGGTGATGTACTACAATAA
- a CDS encoding Gfo/Idh/MocA family protein, translating into MNFAIIGVGGYIAPRHLEAIKDLGHNLVAAYDHNDSVGIMDRYFPDCQFFTDFERFESYVDSLKGSNQQIDYVSICTPNYMHASHIKFALSHGAHAICEKPLVLHTKDIDDLLNYEKKYDRKVYTVLQLRVHDAILALKKKIDSEKKGNHKVDLVYITSRGQWYHESWKGDVKKSGGLSTNIGVHFFDMLTWIFGNPKEVKINKKSSSFESGELVLEKAHINWSLTIDRSHLPPEAVKSGKTTFRSIKIDGEEFEFSEGFTELHKRVYTDVLGGKGYGLSAARAAIEIVEMIREQ; encoded by the coding sequence ATGAATTTTGCGATTATTGGTGTTGGTGGCTATATTGCCCCAAGGCATTTAGAAGCCATTAAAGACTTAGGCCATAATCTTGTAGCTGCGTATGACCATAATGACTCTGTAGGAATCATGGATCGTTATTTCCCAGACTGTCAGTTTTTTACTGACTTCGAAAGATTTGAGTCTTACGTCGACTCGTTGAAGGGCTCTAACCAACAGATTGATTACGTTTCCATCTGTACGCCGAACTACATGCATGCTTCTCATATTAAGTTTGCATTGAGCCACGGTGCTCACGCCATTTGTGAAAAGCCATTGGTGCTTCATACGAAAGATATTGATGATCTTTTGAATTATGAAAAAAAGTACGATCGCAAGGTTTACACTGTTTTGCAGCTACGTGTGCATGATGCGATTCTAGCCTTGAAGAAGAAGATCGATTCAGAAAAGAAGGGCAATCATAAGGTTGACCTAGTTTATATAACTTCACGTGGACAGTGGTATCATGAGTCTTGGAAGGGTGATGTTAAGAAGTCGGGAGGCCTCTCAACAAATATTGGTGTTCATTTCTTCGATATGCTGACTTGGATTTTTGGTAACCCGAAAGAAGTAAAAATTAACAAGAAAAGCTCAAGCTTCGAATCAGGTGAGTTAGTTTTAGAAAAAGCTCATATCAATTGGAGTCTGACTATCGATAGATCTCATCTGCCACCAGAGGCAGTGAAAAGCGGGAAGACAACATTTAGATCCATTAAAATTGACGGCGAAGAGTTTGAATTTTCTGAAGGTTTCACAGAGCTTCATAAACGTGTTTACACGGACGTCTTAGGTGGAAAAGGTTATGGACTTTCAGCTGCTCGGGCTGCCATTGAGATTGTTGAAATGATTCGAGAACAGTAA
- a CDS encoding glycosyltransferase family 4 protein, whose protein sequence is MRILYINHYAGSPSYGMEFRPYYLAKRWVENQNQVTILAASHSHVRGKQPTVTDSFTTENIDGINYVWCKTPTYKENGIKRFVNILAFVARAFQFSFKLTSIKKPDVVIASSTYPLDIFPAWLIAKKAKAKLIFEVHDLWPLSPIELGGMSRMHPFILLIQMAEDFAYKHADQVVSMLPKTLDYMTSRGMSKEKFNYIPNGIELQEWLNPKPVTSNEAKQITAKVLEYKNQDYFSVAYLGTHGLANCLENLVNAAEILRNEKVVFFFIGPGPEKESLKSLCKIKELSNTVFFDAIPKPDIPSITGLFDVNYIGLKKEPLFRFGISPNKMMDYMASRRPIINAVEAGNNPVAESGCGLSVPAENPLALANAIKELMNNSKTELSQMGEYGFQFVSKENDYKKLATKFLQVMEK, encoded by the coding sequence GTGCGGATTTTATATATCAACCATTATGCTGGCTCACCATCTTATGGAATGGAGTTTCGTCCCTATTATTTAGCCAAGCGTTGGGTTGAAAATCAAAATCAAGTTACAATCTTGGCTGCATCGCACTCTCATGTTCGAGGTAAACAACCAACCGTCACCGATTCCTTTACAACAGAAAATATTGACGGCATTAATTATGTTTGGTGTAAAACGCCGACATACAAAGAAAATGGAATCAAAAGGTTTGTTAATATCTTAGCATTTGTAGCGCGCGCCTTCCAATTTAGCTTTAAACTAACGTCTATAAAAAAACCGGATGTCGTTATTGCCTCAAGCACTTATCCTTTAGACATTTTCCCAGCTTGGCTCATTGCAAAAAAGGCGAAAGCTAAACTCATCTTTGAAGTTCACGATTTATGGCCGCTTTCACCGATCGAGCTAGGCGGAATGTCAAGAATGCATCCCTTTATTCTATTGATTCAGATGGCTGAAGACTTCGCCTATAAGCATGCCGATCAAGTTGTTTCAATGCTTCCGAAGACTTTGGATTACATGACCTCAAGAGGAATGAGTAAAGAAAAGTTTAATTATATTCCCAATGGAATTGAGCTTCAAGAATGGCTTAACCCAAAACCAGTAACTTCGAATGAGGCTAAGCAAATCACCGCGAAAGTATTGGAATATAAGAACCAAGATTATTTCTCGGTGGCCTACTTGGGTACACATGGGTTGGCGAACTGTCTTGAAAATCTTGTCAATGCAGCGGAGATTTTAAGAAATGAAAAGGTTGTATTCTTCTTCATTGGTCCCGGACCAGAAAAAGAAAGCTTAAAAAGCTTATGCAAAATTAAAGAACTTTCCAATACAGTTTTTTTTGATGCGATTCCAAAACCGGACATTCCATCAATCACTGGTCTTTTCGATGTGAATTATATTGGGTTGAAAAAAGAGCCCCTTTTCCGCTTTGGCATTAGTCCAAACAAAATGATGGATTATATGGCGTCTCGACGTCCAATCATTAATGCTGTCGAAGCTGGCAATAATCCTGTTGCTGAATCAGGATGTGGGCTTAGTGTTCCGGCTGAAAATCCACTGGCTCTCGCAAACGCCATCAAAGAATTGATGAATAACTCGAAAACAGAATTGAGCCAAATGGGTGAATACGGGTTTCAATTTGTATCTAAAGAAAATGACTATAAAAAACTGGCAACTAAATTCTTGCAGGTGATGGAAAAATGA
- a CDS encoding class I SAM-dependent methyltransferase, which produces MAYTQQHHLVALFKKIGITSERNLENKKILDVGAGSGVFSLLMYKLGATPQNFYACELNPVRFEKLRVLSPSSNNYLGDYCSLQNSNKFDLIFLNAVLTSVVNFEVRAKIIKKCLDELEVDGSLFIFDYYKKGSPLKSDHYRALDISEVMQHTTQGDFCIKKKLRIYLNLRLGKLLSLVHLDFLIPLLTTFRILNTNVGYLVITKKSSGLKHNE; this is translated from the coding sequence ATGGCCTACACACAACAACACCATCTTGTTGCTCTTTTTAAAAAGATTGGGATCACTAGCGAGCGAAATTTAGAAAACAAAAAAATCTTAGATGTCGGCGCTGGAAGCGGTGTTTTTTCGTTATTAATGTACAAGCTTGGCGCCACTCCGCAAAACTTTTATGCGTGCGAGCTTAACCCAGTGCGATTCGAAAAATTGCGAGTACTATCTCCCTCTTCGAATAATTACTTAGGCGATTACTGCTCACTACAAAATTCAAATAAATTTGATTTGATATTTCTGAATGCCGTACTCACATCAGTCGTTAATTTTGAAGTTAGAGCAAAGATCATCAAGAAGTGCTTAGACGAACTCGAGGTTGATGGCAGTCTATTTATCTTTGATTACTATAAAAAAGGGTCTCCGTTGAAGAGTGATCATTACCGCGCTCTTGATATTTCCGAAGTCATGCAACATACGACGCAAGGAGACTTCTGCATAAAGAAAAAGCTTAGAATTTATTTAAATTTACGTCTTGGAAAGCTATTGTCATTAGTTCATCTTGATTTCTTAATTCCACTACTCACAACATTTCGTATTTTGAATACGAATGTTGGATATTTGGTAATCACAAAAAAATCATCTGGTTTGAAGCATAATGAGTAA
- a CDS encoding nucleotide sugar dehydrogenase, with translation MLLDTFRKKVLDKELKVGIVGLGYVGLPLALRFSEMGLPVLGFDIDQNKISKIHDGQSYIEHIPTAAVAKAARAGFSATTDFKRIGEVDAIILCVPTPLNKYREPDLSFVLDTTDSIVPHMRKGQLLSLESTTYPGTTDEELKPRVESRGFKIGEDFFLVFSPEREDPGNPDFTTHTIPKVVGGHTEACLQAGVALYGAVIDKVVPVTSTKAAEMTKLLENIHRAVNIGLVNEMKIVADKMGIDIHEVIDAAATKPFGFVAYRPGPGIGGHCIPIDPFYLTWKAREYGIHTRFIELAGEINSAMPSYVMKKIALALNDREKSVKGAKVLVLGISYKKNIDDMRESPSVFLMEKLRDDGAIVDYSDPHVPVFPKMREHSFNLKSVDLNEQVIASYDCVVLTTDHDKFNYDMILKNAKLVVDTRGKYRKTSANLVKA, from the coding sequence GTGCTCTTAGATACATTTAGAAAAAAGGTTTTAGATAAAGAACTTAAAGTCGGCATTGTCGGACTTGGCTACGTTGGACTTCCATTAGCTTTGCGATTTTCTGAGATGGGACTTCCAGTTCTTGGATTCGACATTGATCAAAATAAAATTTCCAAAATTCACGATGGGCAAAGTTACATCGAGCACATTCCGACAGCAGCAGTAGCGAAAGCAGCCCGCGCTGGTTTTTCCGCGACGACAGATTTCAAACGCATTGGTGAAGTGGACGCCATCATTCTATGCGTCCCAACTCCTTTAAATAAATATAGAGAACCAGATTTGAGTTTTGTGTTGGACACCACGGATTCAATTGTTCCACACATGAGAAAAGGACAACTCCTTTCACTAGAGAGTACGACTTATCCTGGAACTACGGATGAAGAACTTAAGCCAAGAGTTGAATCGCGTGGATTTAAAATTGGTGAAGATTTCTTCCTGGTGTTTTCACCGGAGCGTGAAGATCCAGGTAACCCCGATTTTACAACTCATACAATTCCCAAAGTGGTCGGTGGTCACACTGAAGCTTGCTTGCAGGCGGGTGTCGCGCTTTACGGAGCAGTTATCGACAAAGTTGTGCCGGTGACTTCAACAAAAGCCGCCGAGATGACAAAGCTTCTTGAGAACATTCACAGAGCGGTGAATATCGGTCTTGTGAATGAAATGAAGATAGTTGCTGATAAGATGGGAATTGATATCCACGAAGTCATCGATGCTGCTGCAACAAAGCCTTTTGGATTCGTTGCATATCGCCCAGGACCTGGCATCGGTGGTCACTGTATCCCAATCGATCCATTCTACTTAACTTGGAAAGCACGTGAATACGGTATCCACACAAGATTTATTGAGCTTGCTGGCGAGATCAATAGTGCCATGCCAAGCTATGTAATGAAGAAAATTGCACTAGCTTTGAACGATAGAGAGAAGTCAGTTAAAGGTGCCAAAGTTTTAGTGTTAGGAATCTCTTATAAAAAGAATATTGATGATATGCGAGAGTCTCCGTCAGTGTTTTTGATGGAGAAGTTGCGTGATGATGGTGCGATCGTAGATTACTCAGATCCGCATGTTCCGGTATTTCCGAAAATGCGTGAGCATTCATTCAACTTAAAGAGCGTAGACCTGAATGAACAGGTCATTGCAAGTTATGACTGCGTTGTTTTGACGACGGATCACGACAAATTCAATTACGATATGATTTTGAAAAATGCGAAGTTGGTTGTTGATACTCGTGGGAAGTATCGCAAGACGTCTGCCAATTTGGTGAAGGCTTAG